In the genome of Thunnus maccoyii chromosome 15, fThuMac1.1, whole genome shotgun sequence, one region contains:
- the LOC121913603 gene encoding major histocompatibility complex class I-related gene protein-like isoform X3: protein MKTVELVIPLIFFPVTLSVKHSLKFFFTTSSGVKNFPDFVVVGVINEAPTGYCDSISKIPGVKQDWAKKLIEDDPQHLEWYTQQCLSTQYDHKADIDILKQQLNQTEGVHIFQKMSGCEWDDETGEINGFGQFGYDGEDFLAFDLKTLTWIAPKPQAVITKLRWDGDRVHNEWWKNFLTQHCPELVKRYLDYGKSSLLRTELPSVSLLQKTPSSPVSCHATGFYPHRAMMFWRKDGEELHEDVEHGEILPNHDGSFQMSVDLNLSSVTPEDWKKYECVFHLSGVKDDIVTKLHKTVIRTNCVSPSESPAGPVIGGVVGLLLLLAVCITGVFIWRRRDNASDSSSSDPSSVRDAALN from the exons ATGAAGACGGTAGAGCTTGTTATTCCGCTGATCTTCTTTCCTGTCACACTTTCAG TGAAACACTCGCTGAAGTTTTTCTTCACAACGTCCTCTGGAGTCAAAAACTTCCCAGATTTTGTGGTTGTTGGGGTGATCAATGAAGCTCCAACGGGTTACTGTGACAGCATCAGTAAGATACCAGGAGTCAAACAGGACTGGGCAAAGAAACTGATAGAAGATGATCCACAACATCTGGAGTGGTACACACAGCAGTGTTTGTCAACCCAATATGACCACAAAGctgacattgacattttgaagcagcaactgaaccaaactgaag GTGTCCACATCTTCCAGAAGATGAGCGGCTGTGAATGGGATGATGAGACTGGAGAGATTAATGGTTTTGGTCAGTTTGGTTATGATGGAGAAGACTTCTTAGCATTTGACCTGAAGACACTAACATGGATCGCTCCAAAACCACAAGCTGTCATTACTAAACTCAGGTGGGACGGAGATAGAGTTCACAATGAATGGTGGAAAAACTTCCTCACCCAGCATTGCCCTGAGTTAGTGAAGAGATATTTGGACTATGGGAAGAGCTCTCTGCTGAGAACAG AGCttccctcagtgtctctcctccagaagactccctcctctccagtcagctgccacgCTACAGGTTTCTACCCTCACAGAGCCATgatgttctggaggaaagatggagaggagcttcaTGAGGACGTGGAACATGGAGAGATCCTCCCCAACCACGATGGATCCTTCCAGATGAGTGTTGACCTGAACCTTTCATCAGTCACACCTGAAGACTGGAAGaagtatgaatgtgtgtttcatctctctggtgTGAAGGACGACATCGTCACCAAACTGCATAAAACAGTGATCAGAACCAACTGTG tTTCTCCCTCAGAGTCCCCTGCTGGTCCTGTTATTGGAGGTGTtgtaggactgctgctgctcctggcagTCTGCATCACTGGAGTCTTCATCTGGAGAAGGAGAGATAATG cttCAGACTCGTCATCCTCTGATCCATCTTCAGTCAGAGATGCAGCTCTTAACTGA
- the LOC121913603 gene encoding major histocompatibility complex class I-related gene protein-like isoform X1 has product MKTVELVIPLIFFPVTLSVKHSLKFFFTTSSGVKNFPDFVVVGVINEAPTGYCDSISKIPGVKQDWAKKLIEDDPQHLEWYTQQCLSTQYDHKADIDILKQQLNQTEGVHIFQKMSGCEWDDETGEINGFGQFGYDGEDFLAFDLKTLTWIAPKPQAVITKLRWDGDRVHNEWWKNFLTQHCPELVKRYLDYGKSSLLRTELPSVSLLQKTPSSPVSCHATGFYPHRAMMFWRKDGEELHEDVEHGEILPNHDGSFQMSVDLNLSSVTPEDWKKYECVFHLSGVKDDIVTKLHKTVIRTNCVSPSESPAGPVIGGVVGLLLLLAVCITGVFIWRRRDNGFRPANSSDSSSSDPSSVRDAALN; this is encoded by the exons ATGAAGACGGTAGAGCTTGTTATTCCGCTGATCTTCTTTCCTGTCACACTTTCAG TGAAACACTCGCTGAAGTTTTTCTTCACAACGTCCTCTGGAGTCAAAAACTTCCCAGATTTTGTGGTTGTTGGGGTGATCAATGAAGCTCCAACGGGTTACTGTGACAGCATCAGTAAGATACCAGGAGTCAAACAGGACTGGGCAAAGAAACTGATAGAAGATGATCCACAACATCTGGAGTGGTACACACAGCAGTGTTTGTCAACCCAATATGACCACAAAGctgacattgacattttgaagcagcaactgaaccaaactgaag GTGTCCACATCTTCCAGAAGATGAGCGGCTGTGAATGGGATGATGAGACTGGAGAGATTAATGGTTTTGGTCAGTTTGGTTATGATGGAGAAGACTTCTTAGCATTTGACCTGAAGACACTAACATGGATCGCTCCAAAACCACAAGCTGTCATTACTAAACTCAGGTGGGACGGAGATAGAGTTCACAATGAATGGTGGAAAAACTTCCTCACCCAGCATTGCCCTGAGTTAGTGAAGAGATATTTGGACTATGGGAAGAGCTCTCTGCTGAGAACAG AGCttccctcagtgtctctcctccagaagactccctcctctccagtcagctgccacgCTACAGGTTTCTACCCTCACAGAGCCATgatgttctggaggaaagatggagaggagcttcaTGAGGACGTGGAACATGGAGAGATCCTCCCCAACCACGATGGATCCTTCCAGATGAGTGTTGACCTGAACCTTTCATCAGTCACACCTGAAGACTGGAAGaagtatgaatgtgtgtttcatctctctggtgTGAAGGACGACATCGTCACCAAACTGCATAAAACAGTGATCAGAACCAACTGTG tTTCTCCCTCAGAGTCCCCTGCTGGTCCTGTTATTGGAGGTGTtgtaggactgctgctgctcctggcagTCTGCATCACTGGAGTCTTCATCTGGAGAAGGAGAGATAATG GATTCAGGCCTGCAAACT cttCAGACTCGTCATCCTCTGATCCATCTTCAGTCAGAGATGCAGCTCTTAACTGA
- the LOC121913603 gene encoding major histocompatibility complex class I-related gene protein-like isoform X2 — protein MELVFLLIFFPVTLSVKHSLKFFFTTSSGVKNFPDFVVVGVINEAPTGYCDSISKIPGVKQDWAKKLIEDDPQHLEWYTQQCLSTQYDHKADIDILKQQLNQTEGVHIFQKMSGCEWDDETGEINGFGQFGYDGEDFLAFDLKTLTWIAPKPQAVITKLRWDGDRVHNEWWKNFLTQHCPELVKRYLDYGKSSLLRTELPSVSLLQKTPSSPVSCHATGFYPHRAMMFWRKDGEELHEDVEHGEILPNHDGSFQMSVDLNLSSVTPEDWKKYECVFHLSGVKDDIVTKLHKTVIRTNCVSPSESPAGPVIGGVVGLLLLLAVCITGVFIWRRRDNGFRPANSSDSSSSDPSSVRDAALN, from the exons TGAAACACTCGCTGAAGTTTTTCTTCACAACGTCCTCTGGAGTCAAAAACTTCCCAGATTTTGTGGTTGTTGGGGTGATCAATGAAGCTCCAACGGGTTACTGTGACAGCATCAGTAAGATACCAGGAGTCAAACAGGACTGGGCAAAGAAACTGATAGAAGATGATCCACAACATCTGGAGTGGTACACACAGCAGTGTTTGTCAACCCAATATGACCACAAAGctgacattgacattttgaagcagcaactgaaccaaactgaag GTGTCCACATCTTCCAGAAGATGAGCGGCTGTGAATGGGATGATGAGACTGGAGAGATTAATGGTTTTGGTCAGTTTGGTTATGATGGAGAAGACTTCTTAGCATTTGACCTGAAGACACTAACATGGATCGCTCCAAAACCACAAGCTGTCATTACTAAACTCAGGTGGGACGGAGATAGAGTTCACAATGAATGGTGGAAAAACTTCCTCACCCAGCATTGCCCTGAGTTAGTGAAGAGATATTTGGACTATGGGAAGAGCTCTCTGCTGAGAACAG AGCttccctcagtgtctctcctccagaagactccctcctctccagtcagctgccacgCTACAGGTTTCTACCCTCACAGAGCCATgatgttctggaggaaagatggagaggagcttcaTGAGGACGTGGAACATGGAGAGATCCTCCCCAACCACGATGGATCCTTCCAGATGAGTGTTGACCTGAACCTTTCATCAGTCACACCTGAAGACTGGAAGaagtatgaatgtgtgtttcatctctctggtgTGAAGGACGACATCGTCACCAAACTGCATAAAACAGTGATCAGAACCAACTGTG tTTCTCCCTCAGAGTCCCCTGCTGGTCCTGTTATTGGAGGTGTtgtaggactgctgctgctcctggcagTCTGCATCACTGGAGTCTTCATCTGGAGAAGGAGAGATAATG GATTCAGGCCTGCAAACT cttCAGACTCGTCATCCTCTGATCCATCTTCAGTCAGAGATGCAGCTCTTAACTGA